The Bacilli bacterium PM5-9 genome includes the window TAAGGCTACAAAAGCTAAATATAGTAGTAAAGGGAAGTTAAGTAAAGCAAAAAAAGTTAAGCTAACTAATGCTACTAAAAAAGTATAAAAAATAATTAAATATTTCTTTAAGATAGTAAATTATCATTGAGAAGTATTTTTTTAATACTAAGAAACTATACATAGATAAAATAGTGCTTTTTTATAAAAAAATTGGTATAATATTATATGGTAAGAAAGTAGGTAATAATATGGATTTAAAAAAATATATTGCATCAGTTAATGATTATCCAATTGAAGGAGTTATTTTTAGAGATATAACACCACTAATGGCAAATGGTGAGGCTTTTGCTTATGCGACAGATTGTTTTACTGAATTTGCAAAAGAAGTTGAGGCAGATGTTATTGTAGGACCTGAGGCTAGGGGATTTATTTTTGGTTGTCCTGTAGCAACTAATCTTAAACTTGGTTTTATTCCTGTAAGAAAACCAAACAAGCTACCTCGTGAAACAATTAGCACTTCATATGATTTAGAGTACGGAAGCAATACTTTGTGTATGCATTCTGATTCAATTAAACCAGGACAAAAAGTAGTTATTGTTGATGATTTACTTGCTACTGGAGGAACAATTAAAGCTTCAATTGAATTAGTAGAAAAAATGGGTGGAATTGTTGTAGGTTGTGCCTTTTTAATAGAATTAGTTGATTTAAAAGGTAGAGAACTTTTAAATGATTACAAAGTAACTTCATTAATGGAGTTTTAATATATGGATGAAGTAATTAAATCTGATAAACTTATTCCTTATGAATCATTGGTTAAATATGTTGTATCTTATATTCATAAACAAGAGCATCTTGATTTAATCAAAAAAGCATATGATTTTGCTGTTGAAAAACATGCACCACAAGTTAGAAAATCAGGAGAGCCTTATGCTAATCATGTTATAAATGTAGCTATTACTTTAGCAAAGCTTCAAGTAAGTCCAAATGTTATTGCATCTGGTCTTCTTCATGATGTGGTAGAAGATTGTGATGTTAGTGTAAGTGATTTAGAGAAAAAATTTAATGAAGAAGTAGCTACTATTGTTGAAGCGGTTACTAAATTAGGAAATTTACCAAAGATAACTGATGAACAATATCAAGCTGAAAATCATCGTAAAATATTTATTGCAATGTCAAAAGATATCCGTGTTATTTTAGTTAAACTTGCTGATAGATTACATAATATGTTGACATTACAATATATGCCTGAACATAAACAAAAGAAAATTGCTGAAGAAACATTAGATGTTTATGCTCCAATTGCTCATCGTCTTGGTTTAGGTGAGATGAAAGCAACACTTGAAGATAAATGTTTATATTATTTAGATCAAAAGAAATACTTTGAATTAGTTGAATTAGTTAATTTAAAGAAAAAAGAACGTGATAGCTTATTAACTTCAATGATTAAAGAAGTTGATAGTTTATTAATATCAAATAATATTGTTGTAAATATATCTGGTCGTTCAAAACATTTATATAGCATTTATAAAAAAATGGTATATAAACATAAAAAATTTGATGAAATATATGATTTACAAGCAATTAGAATTATCTGTAAAGATGTTATGACATGTTATGGAGTATTAGGATTAATTCATAATAAGTATCGTCCAATTCCGGGGCGTTTTAAAGATTATATTGCGATGAAAAAGCCAAATATGTATCAATCATTACATACTACAATTATTGGTGATGGTGGCGTTATTTTTGAATTGCAAATAAGAACAAAAGAAATGGATGAT containing:
- a CDS encoding adenine phosphoribosyltransferase (product_source=KO:K00759; cath_funfam=3.40.50.2020; cog=COG0503; ko=KO:K00759; pfam=PF00156; superfamily=53271; tigrfam=TIGR01090), with protein sequence MDLKKYIASVNDYPIEGVIFRDITPLMANGEAFAYATDCFTEFAKEVEADVIVGPEARGFIFGCPVATNLKLGFIPVRKPNKLPRETISTSYDLEYGSNTLCMHSDSIKPGQKVVIVDDLLATGGTIKASIELVEKMGGIVVGCAFLIELVDLKGRELLNDYKVTSLMEF